A DNA window from Phyllostomus discolor isolate MPI-MPIP mPhyDis1 chromosome X, mPhyDis1.pri.v3, whole genome shotgun sequence contains the following coding sequences:
- the TSR2 gene encoding pre-rRNA-processing protein TSR2 homolog, which yields MMAGAGEDLRALFGAGVRAALEAWPALQIAVENGFGGVHSQEKAEWLGGAVEEYFFRNADLELDEVEDFLGELMTNEFDTVVEDGSLPQVSQQLNTMFHHFQRGDGTALKEMASSITQRKCRVRATTLTTARETDEDDADSVEDMEVTATNDGAAADGVCPQPESSGPDSQTIKEEDIVEDGWTIVRRKK from the exons ATGATGGCGGGCGCCGGGGAAGATTTGAGAGCCCTCTTCGGAGCTGGCGTCCGCGCTgccctggaggcctggcctgcctTGCAG ATCGCTGTGGAGAATGGCTTCGGGGGAGTGCACAGCCAGGAAAAGGCCGAGTGGCTGGGAGGTGCGGTGGAAGAGTACTTCTTCCGCAATG CTGACTTGGAGCTAGATGAGGTGGAGGACTTCCTTGGGGAACTCATGACGAATGAGTTTGATACAGTTGTGGAGGATGGGAGTCTGCCCCAG GTGAGCCAGCAGCTGAATACCATGTTCCACCACTTCCAAAGGGGTGATGGGACCGCTCTGAAGGAGATGGCTTCCAGCATCACCCAAAGAAAGTGCAGGGTTAGAGCGACCACACTTACGACAGCCAGAGAGACAGATGAGGATGATGCGGACAGCGTTGAGGACATGGAG GTCACAGCTACGAATGATGGGGCAGCTGCTGATGGGGTCTGTCCCCAGCCTGAATCCTCTGGTCCAGATTCCCAGACTATTAAGGAAGAGGATATAGTAGAGGATGGTTGGACCATTGTCCGGAGAAAGAAATGA